A part of Rattus rattus isolate New Zealand chromosome 6, Rrattus_CSIRO_v1, whole genome shotgun sequence genomic DNA contains:
- the LOC116902837 gene encoding 60S ribosomal protein L36a-like, translating to MANVPKTRRTFCKKCGKHQPHKVTQHKKGKDSLYAQGKHRYDRKQSGYGGQTKPIFHKKAKTTKKIVLTMECVEPSCRSKRMLAIKRCKHFELGGDKKRKGQVIQF from the coding sequence ATGGCGAACGTTCCTAAGACCCGCCGGACATTCTGCAAGAAATGTGGGAAGCACCAACCCCACAAGGTGACGCAGCACAAGAAGGGCAAGGATTCTTTGTATGCCCAGGGAAAGCACCGttatgacaggaaacagagtggcTACGGTGGGCAGACTAAGCCCATTTTCCACAAAAAGGCTAAAACTACAAAGAAGATTGTGCTGACAATGGAGTGCGTTGAGCCCAGCTGCAGATCTAAGAGGATGCTGGCTATTAAGAGATGTAAGCATTTTGAACTGGGAggtgacaagaagagaaagggccaagTGATCCAGTTCTAA